The Dickeya poaceiphila DNA window AAGTTCGGAATGCATACTTACATCGATGCGTCTTAAGCAAAGGGGAGCAGGTCAAATCGACTCATTATACAATCAAGCCAGCTAAGTGCTTGTAGGGTTCATCCAATACATCCAACCCCATATGTTTAGCCAATGCTATAGCTTCATCATATTCAGTTTGGCTAAGCTGTACTTCATACTCACAAATATGTTCGCATAAGATTTCAAAGGCTAATGGTTCTTCGTTAAAGTTTATATAGTCCAAAGCACCTTCAAGTAGAAAAGGCTCTAATCTACCTTCAAATGCCTTTCCAAAATTCCTTATTCGATTAGCAAACATTTTTTAAAATTCCTCAATTGACTGCTCTCCATAAATTAGCATATGTCAATGTCTGCTTTTGGCACAGAACAGCCTGTCCAATTAAGTGACTCCCCATTGCACCAAATACAACAGGGAGTCATATAATTAAATAGCAAAGTCTTCCAGTGTTTTACCACTTTCCAACGCTGCTGC harbors:
- a CDS encoding MafI family immunity protein, which encodes MFANRIRNFGKAFEGRLEPFLLEGALDYINFNEEPLAFEILCEHICEYEVQLSQTEYDEAIALAKHMGLDVLDEPYKHLAGLIV